In one window of Arachis ipaensis cultivar K30076 chromosome B06, Araip1.1, whole genome shotgun sequence DNA:
- the LOC107645164 gene encoding F-box protein At2g27310 isoform X2, with amino-acid sequence MSVAPVESIPSLSSDLFYDILRRLDGATLASAACTCAALCSISKEESLWENVCSSMWPSTNREDVKSLISSVGGFRKFYADSFPLIVNKDVMEFHHNNYFEYPDDWTEAEYYDSEGNNDGAVNLSISDGLPAITSMEREKKDGKLWKELSNGLRLSWIVVNRKIKQAANLSSWFPLGGQRHWPTDNDFVVRFGSILPAEEILPCQVVECILIMKFRVVHTESEGIQTSLKLTELSMQLEDMEGAHVNGRNSLHILKKALSCQRSKNYGDALESCHMYSKVQNELKKEKMRNENRLDRLCILSGIAAFMTFWYCVL; translated from the exons ATGTCAGTTGCACCGGTTGAGAGCATCCCCTCTTTAAGTAGTGACCTCTTCTATGACATACTGCGAAGGCTTGATGGCGCGACATTGGCAAGCGCGGCGTGCACCTGTGCTGCACTTTGCTCCATCTCAAAAGAAGAGAGTTTATGGGAAAATGTATGTTCATCTATGTGGCCTTCAACCAATAGGGAAGATGTCAAAAGTTTAATCTCTTCTGTTGGTGGATTCAGAAAATTCTATGCAGACAGTTTTCCACTTATTGTGAACAAGGATGTTATGGAGTTTCATCACAACAACTACTTTGAGTACCCTGATGATTGGACCGAAGCCGAATATTATG ATAGCGAAGGCAACAACGATGGCGCCGTGAATCTTTCCATTTCTGATGGTCTGCCAGCAATTACATCCATGGAAAGGGAAAAGAAAGATGGGAAGCTTTGGAAGGAGCTTAGCAATGGACTCAGGCTTAGTTGGATTGTAGTAAACAGAAAAATCAAGCAAGCTGCAAATCTTTCTAGTTGGTTTCCTCTTGGTGGCCAAAGGCATTGGCCAACAGATAATGATTTTGTAGTCCGGTTCGGATCGATTCTCCCGGCCGAGGAAATTCTTCCTTGCCAAGTAGTGGAGTGCATCCTTATCATGAAGTTTAGAGTTGTCCACACAGAATCAGAGGGGATTCAAACTAGTCTTAAGTTAACTGAATTGAGCATGCAATTGGAAGACATGGAAGGTGCTCATGTTAATGGAAGAAACAGTTTGCATATTCTTAAGAAAGCACTTAGTTGCCAAAGGAGCAAAAACTATGGTGATGCACTTGAGTCTTGTCACATGTATTCAAAGGTGCAGAATGAgttgaagaaggaaaagatgagaaATGAAAATAGGTTGGATAGGCTTTGTATTCTGAGTGGCATTGCTGCTTTTATGACATTCTGGTACTGTGTCCTGTGA
- the LOC107645164 gene encoding F-box protein At2g27310 isoform X1, with protein sequence MSVAPVESIPSLSSDLFYDILRRLDGATLASAACTCAALCSISKEESLWENVCSSMWPSTNREDVKSLISSVGGFRKFYADSFPLIVNKDVMEFHHNNYFEYPDDWTEAEYYGDVIESESISPSNFVSIVDIRFKEKPICSKVLLGIPNANGYDDWFYNCPFQIDILTYADSEGNNDGAVNLSISDGLPAITSMEREKKDGKLWKELSNGLRLSWIVVNRKIKQAANLSSWFPLGGQRHWPTDNDFVVRFGSILPAEEILPCQVVECILIMKFRVVHTESEGIQTSLKLTELSMQLEDMEGAHVNGRNSLHILKKALSCQRSKNYGDALESCHMYSKVQNELKKEKMRNENRLDRLCILSGIAAFMTFWYCVL encoded by the coding sequence ATGTCAGTTGCACCGGTTGAGAGCATCCCCTCTTTAAGTAGTGACCTCTTCTATGACATACTGCGAAGGCTTGATGGCGCGACATTGGCAAGCGCGGCGTGCACCTGTGCTGCACTTTGCTCCATCTCAAAAGAAGAGAGTTTATGGGAAAATGTATGTTCATCTATGTGGCCTTCAACCAATAGGGAAGATGTCAAAAGTTTAATCTCTTCTGTTGGTGGATTCAGAAAATTCTATGCAGACAGTTTTCCACTTATTGTGAACAAGGATGTTATGGAGTTTCATCACAACAACTACTTTGAGTACCCTGATGATTGGACCGAAGCCGAATATTATGGTGATGTGATTGAATCAGAGAGCATCTCTCCATCTAACTTTGTTTCTATTGTAGATATTAGGTTCAAGGAGAAACCAATCTGTTCCAAAGTTCTGTTGGGTATTCCAAATGCAAATGGCTATGATGATTGGTTCTATAACTGCCCTTTTCAGATTGATATTCTTACTTATGCAGATAGCGAAGGCAACAACGATGGCGCCGTGAATCTTTCCATTTCTGATGGTCTGCCAGCAATTACATCCATGGAAAGGGAAAAGAAAGATGGGAAGCTTTGGAAGGAGCTTAGCAATGGACTCAGGCTTAGTTGGATTGTAGTAAACAGAAAAATCAAGCAAGCTGCAAATCTTTCTAGTTGGTTTCCTCTTGGTGGCCAAAGGCATTGGCCAACAGATAATGATTTTGTAGTCCGGTTCGGATCGATTCTCCCGGCCGAGGAAATTCTTCCTTGCCAAGTAGTGGAGTGCATCCTTATCATGAAGTTTAGAGTTGTCCACACAGAATCAGAGGGGATTCAAACTAGTCTTAAGTTAACTGAATTGAGCATGCAATTGGAAGACATGGAAGGTGCTCATGTTAATGGAAGAAACAGTTTGCATATTCTTAAGAAAGCACTTAGTTGCCAAAGGAGCAAAAACTATGGTGATGCACTTGAGTCTTGTCACATGTATTCAAAGGTGCAGAATGAgttgaagaaggaaaagatgagaaATGAAAATAGGTTGGATAGGCTTTGTATTCTGAGTGGCATTGCTGCTTTTATGACATTCTGGTACTGTGTCCTGTGA